AGGGTCGCGCGCTCATCAAGACTCATGGCTTCGATCGCCGAGCCGGCATACTCGAACACTGCGCCAATGGCACCGCCGGCCTTGATTGACTCCATCTGCAGCAGATACAGGACCAGATCCTTGGCCATCACGCCTGGCGCCAGCGGCCCGCTGACTTCGATGCGCAAGGTGTCGGGGACCTTGCAGCGCACGTAACCGGTGACCCAGCTGTTGGCCATTTCGGTGGCCCCGACGCCGAAGGCCAGACAGCCCAGTGCGCCGGAGTGCGGGGTGTGCGAGTCGGTGCCGGCAATCACCTGCCCAGGTAAGGCGTAGCGTTCGATCATCAGGGCATGACAAATCCCCTCGGAACCGCTTTTGTCGTGCAATGCGCCGTGGGACTGCACGGGATATTGCCGGGAAAAATGTTCATGTCCGCGAGCCAGATCGGCGACACCGTCCAATAAACCCTGCTGGATATGCGGAATGCTTTGCGGCGCCAGCACCAGGTGATCTTCGAAGGCAATGATCCGCGCCGGATCGATCAGCTGCGCTGGCTGCCCGAATGCCTGATGCATCAGGTGCGCGCTCATTCCGGTGAAATAGTCATGGCTGAAACGGAAATCCGCAGCGATAAACACACCCTCGCCGCGCACTACCCCTCGCGTATCGGGATGCACATGGCGGCTGATGATTTTTTCCACCAGCGTCTGCGGCCCCTGCGCGACCGGGCTTGCGTCCGGTAACGGCCAACGCGCCGAGCGACTGTATTTGAGCAAGCCGCCGCTGCGAATGATCGCTTGGGTCAGCTCGTCACGTCCCTCCAGAAAGGTCGAAAACTCGATGGCTTCACCGGCCGCAATTCGCTCAAGCACGGAAAAGTCGGTGGTGGTCAGGATGCCGATGTTGTCGCAGTTCTGTTGGTAGATACGTTCAAAACTCTCGGCAACAATCAGTCGAATCCCCGCCGACAACTCGGCCACCGGTGAGGACTCCCGCGAAGATCCTTTGCCGTAGCGCTTGCCAGCAACAGTGATTTCAAACCCGGCGTTCTTCACCGCATTGCGGGCGATCGGCAATTGTTCACCGGCCTTGAATCCGACATAGGGGAATTCGCCCAGGCGTTCGTCGTACACCATCATGACGGTGACGGGGGTGATTTCGTCGGTTGAGATGTTGTCTCGCAGCGGCCCGGCCTCGGCCAGTGTCAGGTCCTCACCGTCGAGTTGGCGGCGAATGGCTTGAGGATTCTGCGAGAGGTACAGGACGCGTCCGGAAAAGCGTATGGCATTGTTCATAGATGTGGTCTCCTGAAAACCACTCTATCAGCGGCCACCGACGCTCGTGCTGACGGTTGGAGAACCCAGCGATGCCCATCGGAGACGAATGGGCAAACACCCGACGCGGCTTAGTCGGCGAGCTTCCCGGCAAGCGCCGTGCGCCGATGTTGCAGGCACAAACGAGCGATCCACAAGGCGCAACACAGCAGCAGCACGCAGGTAGCCATGAACACCGAACGGATGCCGATGTGCCCGGCAAAAAAACCGCCCGCCACCGGGCCCAGCACCTGTCCGGCATACTGTGCTGAGGTCGAGTAGCCGAGCATCCGCCCCACCGAACGGTCATCGACATTGTGCCGGATCAGTGCCGTCACGCAGGGCAACAGGCCACCGAGCGCCAATCCCATGAAAAAGCGCAAGACGATCAGTTGCCAGATGTTCGTGACGAACGCCTGCGGGATTAGCAGCAGACCGGCCAGTGCAAGGCTGGCGGCGACCACTTTCAGGCCACCGATGCGGTCGGCGATCTTGCCCAGACGCGGCCCGGAAATGATGCTGCCGAGCGCGGCGACCGACATGGTCAGGCCCGAATAAAACGTGACGCTATCA
This region of Pseudomonas sp. R84 genomic DNA includes:
- a CDS encoding aconitase family protein; this encodes MNNAIRFSGRVLYLSQNPQAIRRQLDGEDLTLAEAGPLRDNISTDEITPVTVMMVYDERLGEFPYVGFKAGEQLPIARNAVKNAGFEITVAGKRYGKGSSRESSPVAELSAGIRLIVAESFERIYQQNCDNIGILTTTDFSVLERIAAGEAIEFSTFLEGRDELTQAIIRSGGLLKYSRSARWPLPDASPVAQGPQTLVEKIISRHVHPDTRGVVRGEGVFIAADFRFSHDYFTGMSAHLMHQAFGQPAQLIDPARIIAFEDHLVLAPQSIPHIQQGLLDGVADLARGHEHFSRQYPVQSHGALHDKSGSEGICHALMIERYALPGQVIAGTDSHTPHSGALGCLAFGVGATEMANSWVTGYVRCKVPDTLRIEVSGPLAPGVMAKDLVLYLLQMESIKAGGAIGAVFEYAGSAIEAMSLDERATLTNMVAELGGMTGIVAPDKKTVAFLKERRGIDFQLQDWMRSDPDAHYRETIRIDGAQLQPMLARPGDPGNGVAVGDLPESVKIDIAYGGSCTAGKRSDFDCYHEVLQWALDNQYPLTADTRLFLQFGTMDVHDYCEQSGYLETFARAGAVLIKPGCGACANCGPGQSVSADQVTISAINRNFPGRSGPGSVWLASPYTVAASAIAGRIVTFDELQQASAG